A region of Lepus europaeus isolate LE1 chromosome 2, mLepTim1.pri, whole genome shotgun sequence DNA encodes the following proteins:
- the FAM131A gene encoding protein FAM131A isoform X2: MPMISVLGKMFLWQREGPGGRWTCQTSRRVASDPAWAVEWIELPRGLSLSSLGSARTLRGWSRSSRPSSVDSQDLPEVNVGDTVAMLPKSRRALTIQEIAALARSSLHGISQVVKDHVTKPTAMAQGRVAHLIEWKGWSKPSDSPAALESAFSSYSDLSEGEQEARFAAGVAEQFAIAEAKLRAWSSVDGEDSTDDSYDEDFAGGTDTDLAGQLPFGPHLQDLFTGRRFSRPVRQGSVEPESDCSQTVSPDTLCSSLCSLEDGLLGSPARLASQLLGDELLLAKLPPSRESAFRSLGPLEAQDSLYNSPLTESCLSPAEEPDPYKDCQPLCPPPAGSWDRQRQASDVASSGVVSLEEDEAEPEEQ, translated from the exons ATGCCTATGATTTCTGTGCTGGGCAAAATGTTTCTGTGGCAGCGCGAAGGGCCCGGAGGACGATGGACTTGTCAGACAAGTCGCAGAG TGGCCTCGGACCCTGCGTGGGCTGTGGAGTGGATCGAACTTCCtcggggcctctctctctcctccttgggATCTGCTCGGACCCTCCGAGGCTGGAGTCGGTCCTCCCGCCCTTCCTCcgtggacagccaggacttgccAGAG GTGAATGTTGGAGACACAGTCGCGATGCTGCCCAAGTCCCGGAGAGCCCTCACGATCCAGGAGATTGCTGCGCTGGCCAGATCTTCCCTGCATG GCATTTCCCAGGTGGTGAAGGATCACGTGACCAAGCCTACCGCCATGGCCCAGGGCCGAGTGGCTCACCTCATCGAGTGGAAGGGCTGGAGCAAGCCGAGTGACTCACCTGCTGCCCTGGAATCGGCCTTTTCCTCTTACTCGGACCTCAGTGAGGGCGAACAAGAGGCTCGCTTCGCAGCAG GAGTGGCTGAGCAATTTGCCATCGCAGAAGCCAAGCTCCGGGCATGGTCTTCGGTGGATGGCGAGGACTCCACTGATGACTCCTATGATGAGGATTTTGCTGGGGGAACTGACACAG ACTTGGCTGGGCAGCTGCCCTTCGGGCCCCACCTCCAGGACCTCTTCACCGGCCGCCGATTCTCCCGGCCTGTGCGGCAGGGCTCTGTGGAGCCCGAGAGCGACTGCTCGCAGACCGTGTCCCCAGACACGCTGTGCTCTAGTCTGTGCAGCCTGGAGGACGGCTTGCTGGGCTCCCCGGCCCGGCTGGCCTCCCAGCTGCTGGGCGACGAGCTGCTCCTTGCCAAACTGCCCCCCAGCCGGGAAAGTGCCTTCCGCAGCCTGGGCCCGTTGGAGGCCCAGGACTCGCTCTACAACTCGCCCCTCACGGAGTCCTGCCTTTCTCCCGCCGAGGAGCCAGACCCCTACAAGGACTGCCAGCCGCTCTGCCCCCCGCCGGCGGGCAGCTGGGACCGGCAGCGGCAAGCCTCTGATGTGGCCTCCTCCGGGGTGGTGTCCTTAGAGGAGGACGAGGCAGAGCCGGAGGAACAGTGA
- the FAM131A gene encoding protein FAM131A isoform X3 yields MGCIGSRSPAGQVASDPAWAVEWIELPRGLSLSSLGSARTLRGWSRSSRPSSVDSQDLPEVNVGDTVAMLPKSRRALTIQEIAALARSSLHGISQVVKDHVTKPTAMAQGRVAHLIEWKGWSKPSDSPAALESAFSSYSDLSEGEQEARFAAGVAEQFAIAEAKLRAWSSVDGEDSTDDSYDEDFAGGTDTDLAGQLPFGPHLQDLFTGRRFSRPVRQGSVEPESDCSQTVSPDTLCSSLCSLEDGLLGSPARLASQLLGDELLLAKLPPSRESAFRSLGPLEAQDSLYNSPLTESCLSPAEEPDPYKDCQPLCPPPAGSWDRQRQASDVASSGVVSLEEDEAEPEEQ; encoded by the exons TGGCCTCGGACCCTGCGTGGGCTGTGGAGTGGATCGAACTTCCtcggggcctctctctctcctccttgggATCTGCTCGGACCCTCCGAGGCTGGAGTCGGTCCTCCCGCCCTTCCTCcgtggacagccaggacttgccAGAG GTGAATGTTGGAGACACAGTCGCGATGCTGCCCAAGTCCCGGAGAGCCCTCACGATCCAGGAGATTGCTGCGCTGGCCAGATCTTCCCTGCATG GCATTTCCCAGGTGGTGAAGGATCACGTGACCAAGCCTACCGCCATGGCCCAGGGCCGAGTGGCTCACCTCATCGAGTGGAAGGGCTGGAGCAAGCCGAGTGACTCACCTGCTGCCCTGGAATCGGCCTTTTCCTCTTACTCGGACCTCAGTGAGGGCGAACAAGAGGCTCGCTTCGCAGCAG GAGTGGCTGAGCAATTTGCCATCGCAGAAGCCAAGCTCCGGGCATGGTCTTCGGTGGATGGCGAGGACTCCACTGATGACTCCTATGATGAGGATTTTGCTGGGGGAACTGACACAG ACTTGGCTGGGCAGCTGCCCTTCGGGCCCCACCTCCAGGACCTCTTCACCGGCCGCCGATTCTCCCGGCCTGTGCGGCAGGGCTCTGTGGAGCCCGAGAGCGACTGCTCGCAGACCGTGTCCCCAGACACGCTGTGCTCTAGTCTGTGCAGCCTGGAGGACGGCTTGCTGGGCTCCCCGGCCCGGCTGGCCTCCCAGCTGCTGGGCGACGAGCTGCTCCTTGCCAAACTGCCCCCCAGCCGGGAAAGTGCCTTCCGCAGCCTGGGCCCGTTGGAGGCCCAGGACTCGCTCTACAACTCGCCCCTCACGGAGTCCTGCCTTTCTCCCGCCGAGGAGCCAGACCCCTACAAGGACTGCCAGCCGCTCTGCCCCCCGCCGGCGGGCAGCTGGGACCGGCAGCGGCAAGCCTCTGATGTGGCCTCCTCCGGGGTGGTGTCCTTAGAGGAGGACGAGGCAGAGCCGGAGGAACAGTGA
- the FAM131A gene encoding protein FAM131A isoform X1: MLPKSRRALTIQEIAALARSSLHGISQVVKDHVTKPTAMAQGRVAHLIEWKGWSKPSDSPAALESAFSSYSDLSEGEQEARFAAGVAEQFAIAEAKLRAWSSVDGEDSTDDSYDEDFAGGTDTDLAGQLPFGPHLQDLFTGRRFSRPVRQGSVEPESDCSQTVSPDTLCSSLCSLEDGLLGSPARLASQLLGDELLLAKLPPSRESAFRSLGPLEAQDSLYNSPLTESCLSPAEEPDPYKDCQPLCPPPAGSWDRQRQASDVASSGVVSLEEDEAEPEEQ; the protein is encoded by the exons ATGCTGCCCAAGTCCCGGAGAGCCCTCACGATCCAGGAGATTGCTGCGCTGGCCAGATCTTCCCTGCATG GCATTTCCCAGGTGGTGAAGGATCACGTGACCAAGCCTACCGCCATGGCCCAGGGCCGAGTGGCTCACCTCATCGAGTGGAAGGGCTGGAGCAAGCCGAGTGACTCACCTGCTGCCCTGGAATCGGCCTTTTCCTCTTACTCGGACCTCAGTGAGGGCGAACAAGAGGCTCGCTTCGCAGCAG GAGTGGCTGAGCAATTTGCCATCGCAGAAGCCAAGCTCCGGGCATGGTCTTCGGTGGATGGCGAGGACTCCACTGATGACTCCTATGATGAGGATTTTGCTGGGGGAACTGACACAG ACTTGGCTGGGCAGCTGCCCTTCGGGCCCCACCTCCAGGACCTCTTCACCGGCCGCCGATTCTCCCGGCCTGTGCGGCAGGGCTCTGTGGAGCCCGAGAGCGACTGCTCGCAGACCGTGTCCCCAGACACGCTGTGCTCTAGTCTGTGCAGCCTGGAGGACGGCTTGCTGGGCTCCCCGGCCCGGCTGGCCTCCCAGCTGCTGGGCGACGAGCTGCTCCTTGCCAAACTGCCCCCCAGCCGGGAAAGTGCCTTCCGCAGCCTGGGCCCGTTGGAGGCCCAGGACTCGCTCTACAACTCGCCCCTCACGGAGTCCTGCCTTTCTCCCGCCGAGGAGCCAGACCCCTACAAGGACTGCCAGCCGCTCTGCCCCCCGCCGGCGGGCAGCTGGGACCGGCAGCGGCAAGCCTCTGATGTGGCCTCCTCCGGGGTGGTGTCCTTAGAGGAGGACGAGGCAGAGCCGGAGGAACAGTGA